The following are encoded in a window of Paenibacillus polymyxa genomic DNA:
- a CDS encoding DUF4280 domain-containing protein, producing MAEEQMILQANSADKRGYVVAGAILKCSFGTQPTRLKRPFSHGVYIKDKAQMNVSDYLPGDNISGFGRCFSLTNPAVLNSNMVDIYGVKKAPCIPMITKPWIGGKKDVLVEGQASLTDQCSNSCLYCGFISIENDGQNLD from the coding sequence ATGGCAGAAGAACAAATGATTTTACAGGCCAATTCAGCTGACAAGAGAGGTTACGTTGTTGCAGGAGCAATATTAAAATGTAGCTTTGGTACGCAACCGACGCGACTCAAGCGTCCATTCAGTCATGGAGTGTATATCAAGGATAAAGCGCAGATGAATGTGAGTGACTATTTGCCGGGTGATAATATTTCAGGTTTCGGACGTTGTTTCAGCCTTACTAATCCCGCAGTTTTAAATAGCAATATGGTTGATATTTACGGTGTGAAAAAAGCCCCCTGTATTCCAATGATTACAAAGCCATGGATAGGTGGAAAAAAAGATGTCTTGGTAGAAGGACAGGCTTCGCTAACAGACCAGTGTTCAAACTCATGTTTATACTGTGGGTTCATAAGTATTGAGAACGATGGCCAGAATTTGGATTGA
- a CDS encoding helix-turn-helix domain-containing protein: MKIRIRLREILAERGISQRQFALSMDMRIATINHLCSDSVDRVYIRTLEQICEALDITVDQLIVSAEDE; the protein is encoded by the coding sequence ATGAAAATTCGTATCCGGTTACGAGAGATACTAGCGGAACGCGGTATTTCACAACGACAATTTGCCCTTTCGATGGACATGAGGATTGCGACAATTAATCATCTCTGTTCCGATTCTGTAGACAGAGTTTATATCCGCACGTTGGAACAGATTTGTGAAGCATTGGATATTACCGTTGACCAACTTATTGTCTCAGCAGAAGACGAGTAG
- a CDS encoding helix-turn-helix domain-containing protein, whose protein sequence is MKTKYNDFWFVKNNKAANAYMDDVAKESNFTGHHKGYTILPHKIHRCYGLSPYEKLIFVDIVAYMSDQSQCYPTIEMIARNLGCSSKSVERHIAKLAEKKLILVSQSKNNTYYLPNYLHVHPYLLVSEKTHEFIGSVRKQVNERELTLWIQEVVKSDDYMAYTARLQRLHERRLPMDKFAETETLASYKQFLMTAFAKRFPPDVNGA, encoded by the coding sequence ATGAAAACGAAGTACAACGACTTCTGGTTCGTTAAGAATAATAAAGCCGCTAATGCGTACATGGATGATGTTGCCAAGGAGAGTAACTTTACAGGGCATCACAAGGGGTATACCATCCTGCCGCATAAAATCCATCGGTGTTACGGTTTAAGTCCGTATGAGAAGCTGATTTTCGTCGATATTGTCGCGTATATGAGCGACCAGAGCCAGTGCTACCCCACTATTGAGATGATTGCCCGAAATCTAGGATGCAGTTCCAAGTCCGTAGAGCGTCATATTGCAAAACTGGCAGAGAAAAAGCTGATTCTGGTGAGTCAGAGCAAGAATAATACGTACTACCTGCCGAACTATCTTCACGTACATCCTTATTTGCTCGTGTCAGAGAAGACTCATGAGTTCATTGGAAGTGTGAGGAAGCAGGTAAACGAGAGAGAACTGACGCTGTGGATTCAGGAAGTCGTAAAGAGTGACGATTACATGGCATATACCGCCCGACTCCAAAGACTTCATGAAAGACGCTTGCCGATGGACAAATTCGCTGAAACGGAAACATTGGCTAGTTACAAGCAGTTCCTGATGACCGCATTTGCCAAGCGATTTCCGCCAGATGTCAACGGAGCATAA
- a CDS encoding Imm3 family immunity protein: MKKSYEDYIAEFYECYEDYKNEDKLSTVEAIARTLYDFDGLMSRSETEKAIILTTYGQLIVSEQLRVLVNTRDNLLKKLNQIDFLLIKQEQKLTTEQYDDLQSKYNGVLENIKRMPIDICRMARWYYEELIDEVNEYFLSIKSADMNVEKITNSVLSRFGRDCENTLSEKMIVYTTLGEILITQNYLIPDEIVSEIKSFDVNDTKDQLLQVEKDQLINLINKVLDKSNNS; encoded by the coding sequence ATGAAGAAATCATACGAAGATTATATTGCCGAGTTCTATGAATGTTATGAAGATTACAAAAATGAAGATAAGCTCAGCACGGTAGAAGCAATTGCAAGAACTTTGTACGATTTTGATGGCTTAATGTCTCGTAGTGAAACAGAGAAAGCGATTATACTCACTACTTATGGGCAACTGATAGTTTCCGAACAATTAAGGGTATTGGTTAATACAAGGGACAATCTATTAAAGAAATTAAATCAAATAGATTTTTTGTTAATTAAGCAAGAGCAGAAACTCACCACGGAGCAATACGACGATTTACAGTCCAAATACAACGGTGTTTTAGAAAATATTAAAAGAATGCCGATAGATATTTGTCGTATGGCAAGATGGTACTATGAAGAATTGATAGATGAGGTGAATGAATATTTTCTCAGTATTAAAAGTGCTGATATGAATGTGGAAAAAATTACAAATAGTGTGTTAAGTCGGTTTGGACGAGATTGCGAGAATACTCTCAGTGAGAAAATGATTGTGTATACCACTTTAGGGGAGATACTCATAACGCAAAATTACCTAATCCCAGATGAAATCGTTTCAGAAATAAAAAGTTTCGATGTTAACGATACAAAGGATCAACTTCTTCAAGTAGAAAAAGATCAGTTAATAAATCTTATTAATAAAGTATTGGATAAATCAAACAATAGTTGA
- a CDS encoding recombinase family protein, translating into MNVIGYVLVSTQGQAKDGYSLSYQQDEICSYCQERGWNLLHIFTDEGISGAKIDEEALEVDRMGFQSLLTAIAVQDVDAVVVLNTSRLWRSDIVKVLVHREFKKYGVDVRSIEQPTYSIYKKDPSDFLINGLMELLDAYQRLEISMKLSRGRNKKAQQGGYAGGRAAFGYKAKKGQKAIEINLDEVAAVQRVFELKELFPDWSLSELAYQMNDDGFTTQQGKKFTKVQIKRILDRRPLYEGTYLYGGIEANGLHQAII; encoded by the coding sequence ATGAATGTCATCGGATATGTCCTAGTATCGACACAAGGACAAGCCAAAGACGGATACAGTTTATCGTACCAACAAGACGAAATCTGTTCGTACTGCCAAGAACGAGGATGGAACTTGCTTCACATCTTCACGGACGAAGGAATCAGTGGTGCGAAGATAGACGAAGAAGCCCTTGAGGTGGACAGAATGGGCTTTCAGAGCCTGTTAACCGCAATTGCCGTCCAAGATGTGGATGCAGTTGTCGTACTGAATACAAGCCGTCTCTGGCGGTCTGACATTGTGAAGGTGCTTGTTCATCGGGAGTTCAAGAAATACGGCGTAGACGTAAGAAGCATCGAACAGCCGACCTACAGCATTTACAAGAAAGACCCGTCAGACTTCCTGATTAATGGGCTTATGGAACTGCTTGACGCATACCAACGGCTTGAAATCTCGATGAAGTTAAGTCGAGGGCGTAACAAGAAAGCACAGCAAGGTGGTTATGCGGGTGGTCGGGCGGCATTTGGATACAAGGCGAAGAAAGGTCAGAAGGCAATCGAAATTAATTTGGATGAAGTCGCCGCTGTACAGCGAGTATTTGAACTCAAGGAATTATTCCCCGACTGGTCATTGTCGGAATTAGCGTATCAGATGAACGATGATGGCTTTACAACTCAACAGGGCAAGAAGTTTACAAAGGTACAGATTAAACGTATCCTTGATCGCCGCCCGTTGTACGAAGGTACTTATCTCTATGGTGGCATTGAAGCCAATGGGCTTCATCAAGCCATTATATAG
- a CDS encoding deaminase domain-containing protein, with protein MSQVEKISSYQSLEFVGIYPIQHIEQLHIERNLNDHAFLRIRGIFPEGEQARLIQMEGASESVEVIQKDELGKRVRILFHGEITHVDLKIVRDIYYIEIEAVSHTIQLDIKPITRSFQDQNLTYDKLQRQILSKYEGSDIIDTVSQNTKLGEFTLQYRETDWAFLKRMASRFGGVLVPEVAAETPKFWFGIPEGNVGELNEVVYSTKRSFAAIGETEDTIETSASLHMTCYTVESGQYFRPGDHLRFRGKELVVTRIVSKIRSGLLLHEYTLVQSEGIHQNLYCNAQICGASLEGKVVEVMGDQVRVHLSIDERQDKSKATWFPYDTGFSAEGHTGWYVMPELGDTVQLQFPNERESEGFVKSSVRRSKSSTPKLTDPDVKYWGTNRGKELKLSPSEVLVTAKMSKVYIQLDQNGVQVQSEGELSIYAGRTLTLDAGTKLSMQAGESIYMQAARSSLILDGETDFRSSQVNLDGIIKRPVYVADLAPVPEPPLMTVQAYNEMKASQSKPAPGKTVAKMNPKSGILDGILNKVQTCLSVAGMIPIVGSVATALNTGVNVYKKNYTKAGLSLLASVPKNVAPPNPLNAHYLLTNSLLARGAAGDKKALDEWVKRVNALPKPQEKISEYEKRQRELTATYPSNPTLKWMKKNILVPGVDGINYFLLETTAGKAIERFSTSSAAANGSPVEYEVASTGNETVDKLGDFAGNVAGNLLTPPGSGIKGQGFYSGTVKIAESTLATKAGQAVENKLANGIGKVMNKEVSQKISNGVLTGSISGGLQSVGLSLTHDRSKSDELAEALVTGTTLGGAFGGAFAGLGPLVKSNMGKVYTSARQLTSNGKTSQMLSLLKQRMKVQASPKINLAKAISKEVKVTTKPARVRPRLSTGGTGKYKVTSPKVNPAKVISKEKMNVTTKPVKVKPRLNTSGAGKYKVTSPEINQTGSISKGKINIAAKPSSSSIKLTAPKVSKQQEMPLETKGTSNVADEVRPIDPKTGEIIYHDWIPARPIDLETEQYLIDKVVEARSGLSNKYKDKGNFAYVKAEIEGLDQSEFFAHSKISDPNKKIPGTEKFSLDPENPSFPATKAALDEGKGDIILRDMDTEYKILNDIDKKLGDNREAKGTITMFTEKDTCGSCNLVISKFKEKYSGITIELIHNNGKLIEP; from the coding sequence GTGAGCCAAGTTGAGAAAATATCGAGTTATCAGAGTTTAGAATTTGTCGGTATTTATCCTATACAACATATAGAACAACTGCATATTGAACGAAATTTAAATGATCACGCCTTCCTACGAATTCGGGGGATTTTTCCAGAAGGAGAGCAGGCTCGTTTGATTCAAATGGAGGGTGCCTCCGAGTCTGTAGAAGTGATTCAAAAAGATGAACTTGGTAAGCGTGTAAGGATATTATTTCATGGAGAAATTACGCATGTGGATTTGAAAATAGTTCGTGATATTTATTATATTGAGATAGAAGCGGTATCACATACGATTCAACTAGATATAAAGCCTATTACCCGATCCTTTCAAGATCAGAATCTAACCTATGATAAGTTACAAAGACAGATTCTTTCCAAGTATGAAGGATCGGATATTATTGATACTGTATCTCAAAATACCAAATTAGGAGAATTTACTCTACAATATAGAGAAACGGATTGGGCTTTTTTAAAACGTATGGCTTCCCGGTTCGGAGGTGTTTTGGTACCAGAAGTTGCTGCTGAAACACCTAAGTTTTGGTTCGGTATACCTGAAGGGAATGTAGGTGAATTAAATGAGGTGGTATACAGCACAAAACGAAGTTTTGCAGCAATAGGAGAAACAGAGGACACGATTGAGACATCAGCTTCATTACATATGACCTGTTATACTGTAGAAAGTGGACAGTATTTCCGACCGGGAGATCACCTGCGGTTTCGAGGCAAAGAGCTTGTTGTAACCCGGATTGTATCCAAAATACGAAGTGGATTACTATTGCATGAATACACATTGGTCCAGAGCGAGGGAATACATCAAAACCTCTATTGTAATGCCCAAATTTGTGGGGCGTCCTTGGAAGGTAAAGTTGTCGAGGTTATGGGAGACCAAGTGCGTGTACATCTGAGCATTGATGAACGACAAGATAAGAGCAAGGCAACGTGGTTTCCTTACGACACAGGATTCTCAGCAGAGGGGCATACCGGATGGTACGTTATGCCTGAGCTAGGTGATACAGTACAATTGCAATTTCCAAATGAACGAGAGTCGGAAGGATTTGTGAAGAGTTCTGTACGGCGTAGTAAGTCATCCACTCCCAAATTGACTGATCCTGACGTCAAGTATTGGGGGACAAACCGAGGTAAGGAACTGAAGCTAAGTCCATCTGAAGTGTTGGTGACGGCGAAGATGAGTAAGGTGTATATCCAACTAGATCAAAATGGAGTGCAAGTTCAAAGTGAAGGTGAACTGTCCATCTACGCTGGAAGGACGTTGACGTTGGATGCAGGTACTAAACTGAGTATGCAGGCTGGGGAGTCTATATATATGCAGGCAGCGAGAAGCAGTTTGATACTTGATGGAGAGACTGATTTTCGCTCATCTCAAGTCAATCTGGATGGAATTATAAAGCGTCCTGTATATGTTGCCGATCTAGCTCCTGTACCAGAACCTCCACTCATGACGGTACAAGCCTATAATGAAATGAAGGCATCTCAGAGCAAGCCTGCTCCTGGGAAAACCGTAGCCAAGATGAACCCGAAGTCGGGGATTTTGGACGGAATACTTAACAAGGTACAAACGTGTCTAAGTGTAGCAGGTATGATTCCCATAGTTGGATCTGTGGCAACGGCTTTAAATACGGGCGTAAACGTATATAAAAAGAATTATACGAAAGCAGGTTTATCGCTACTGGCAAGCGTACCTAAAAATGTTGCTCCTCCTAATCCATTGAATGCCCATTATCTATTGACTAATTCTTTACTAGCTCGTGGGGCTGCGGGGGATAAGAAAGCATTAGATGAATGGGTAAAGAGAGTGAATGCACTACCTAAACCACAAGAGAAAATCTCAGAGTATGAGAAAAGACAAAGGGAGCTAACAGCCACTTACCCTTCAAATCCTACATTGAAATGGATGAAGAAGAATATTCTAGTTCCTGGGGTTGATGGGATTAATTATTTTCTACTAGAAACTACTGCGGGTAAAGCAATTGAGCGTTTCAGTACTTCATCTGCTGCTGCTAATGGCAGCCCCGTAGAGTATGAGGTAGCATCAACGGGAAATGAAACGGTAGATAAATTAGGTGATTTTGCAGGGAACGTCGCAGGGAACCTTTTAACTCCTCCTGGATCTGGTATCAAAGGGCAAGGATTTTATTCAGGTACAGTCAAAATTGCAGAAAGCACTTTGGCCACCAAAGCAGGACAAGCCGTTGAAAACAAATTAGCAAACGGTATAGGGAAAGTAATGAATAAAGAGGTATCCCAAAAAATTTCTAACGGGGTTCTTACAGGGAGCATATCTGGTGGATTACAATCTGTTGGCCTTTCTCTGACCCATGATCGCTCAAAGAGTGACGAATTAGCAGAAGCCTTAGTGACAGGGACGACACTTGGAGGGGCGTTTGGTGGAGCTTTTGCTGGATTAGGCCCTTTAGTGAAATCGAACATGGGAAAAGTGTACACATCGGCAAGACAACTCACAAGTAACGGCAAGACTTCTCAAATGCTATCGTTGCTCAAACAAAGAATGAAAGTTCAAGCTTCTCCCAAGATCAATCTAGCTAAAGCTATCTCTAAAGAGGTGAAAGTTACTACCAAACCAGCCAGAGTTAGGCCTCGTCTTAGCACAGGCGGAACAGGTAAGTATAAGGTTACTTCTCCCAAGGTCAATCCGGCGAAAGTCATCTCCAAAGAGAAGATGAATGTTACTACCAAACCAGTGAAAGTTAAACCTCGTCTGAACACAAGTGGAGCAGGCAAGTATAAGGTTACTTCTCCCGAGATTAATCAGACGGGATCTATCTCCAAAGGGAAGATTAATATAGCTGCCAAGCCATCCAGTTCAAGTATTAAACTTACAGCTCCCAAAGTGAGCAAACAACAGGAGATGCCGCTTGAAACTAAGGGGACGAGTAATGTAGCTGATGAGGTAAGACCAATTGATCCTAAAACTGGAGAAATAATTTATCATGACTGGATTCCTGCCAGACCTATTGATCTTGAAACTGAACAGTATCTCATTGACAAAGTTGTAGAAGCTAGATCAGGGTTATCTAATAAATATAAAGATAAAGGGAATTTTGCATATGTTAAAGCGGAAATTGAGGGGCTTGATCAGTCAGAATTCTTTGCACATAGTAAAATTAGTGATCCGAACAAAAAAATTCCCGGAACTGAAAAATTTTCTTTAGACCCAGAAAACCCTTCATTTCCTGCTACTAAGGCCGCTTTGGATGAGGGTAAAGGTGATATTATTCTCAGAGATATGGATACTGAATATAAGATCTTGAATGATATTGATAAGAAACTTGGGGATAATAGAGAAGCGAAGGGTACAATTACTATGTTTACGGAAAAAGATACATGTGGAAGTTGTAATTTGGTTATCAGCAAATTTAAAGAAAAGTATTCTGGTATTACAATTGAATTAATTCATAATAACGGAAAACTAATTGAGCCATGA